A DNA window from Ranitomeya imitator isolate aRanImi1 chromosome 2, aRanImi1.pri, whole genome shotgun sequence contains the following coding sequences:
- the LOC138662398 gene encoding ficolin-1-like produces MALTLKVLIFWLGNNLVLATDTCPEVNIVGIGGSDKLSIIRGCPGLSGPPGHKGDPGAAGLTGTDGKPGKAGPQGEKGEAGKTGATGEKGERGASGIKEEYRVRNCKELQERGKVLSDWYTMFPDGTTPLKVLCDMHMDGGGWIVFQRCSDGLVDFFRDWNSYKIGFGNRMNEFWLGNENLYRITSSGSWTLRIDFQDLEYNKYFAAYESFAVLEESQKYKLLLGHFTSGNAGDSMTYHNNSMFSTKDQDNDSSTRDCAVNYMGGWWYNACFFSNLNGLYLHGSYNSTTINGVTWKTGKGFKYSYKLTEMKIRPNE; encoded by the exons ATGGCACTGACACTGAAAGTCCTGATCTTCTGGTTGGGGAATAACTTGGTCCTCGCCACCGACACATGCCCGG AGGTGAACATTGTAGGAATTGGCGGCTCTGACAAGTTGTCCATCATCAGAGGTTGCCCCGGGCTTTCAGGACCACCAGGACATAAAGGAGACCCCGGAGCGGCTGGACTAACCG GAACCGATGGAAAACCAGGAAAAGCCGGACCCCAGGGAGAAAAAG GTGAAGCTGGGAAGACCGGAGCCACAGGAGAAAAGGGAGAACGTGGTGCCTCAGGAATAAAAGAAGAATATC GTGTCAGAAACTGTAAGGAGTTGCAAGAGCGGGGAAAAGTATTAAGTGACTGGTATACAATGTTCCCTGATGGAACGACCCCCCTGAAAGTGCTGTGTGATATGCACATGGATGGAGGGGGCTGGATC GTTTTCCAGAGGTGCTCAGATGGTTTGGTGGATTTCTTTCGTGATTGGAATTCATACAAGATTGGATTTGGGAACCGCATGAATGAGTTCTGGTTGGGGAATGAAAATCTTTACAGAATTACATCCTCAG GCTCCTGGACGCTGCGGATCGATTTTCAGGACCTGGAATATAATAAATATTTTGCCGCATATGAATCATTCGCGGTTCTTGAAGAGTCGCAAAAGTACAAATTATTGTTGGGCCACTTCACAAGTGGCAATGCAG GGGACTCCATGACTTACCACAATAATTCAATGTTTTCCACCAAGGACCAGGACAATGATTCCAGCACAAGGGACTGCGCAGTAAACTACATGGGAGGCTGGTGGTACAACGCTTGTTTCTTCTCTAATCTGAATGGACTTTACCTCCACGGCTCATACAACAGCACCACGATTAATGGCGTCACCTGGAAGACTGGGAAAGGCTTTAAATATTCCTACAAACTTACCGAAATGAAGATCAGGCCCAACGAGTGA